A window from Leptospira meyeri encodes these proteins:
- a CDS encoding methyl-accepting chemotaxis protein, which yields MSKFLSRLSIQTRLLLLPFPLIVSLIIILLILVRSLNGTIQFSEKEQLGVNTLKPIYLAYREGLERLKIGQESTTDLIPLIKAANLKIEETELFQKDTKELVTWIKYTNVNFFDQSTSLRFLGDTQELALKIGDLSNLILDPEVNSYYQMEIIFFRIPEILKNIAVLKENIRDEYTNTTSKNKQYSSVSYTKALIAINIIETTCNEIQKSYTKSIEDTSPYEKELMNAKTLAKTSCESYIRELKETFIVSTTKPSSSEKLFTTIHKGTLTAGDIQDRSIVILEKLVNDRIQLLSFQRNINILLVLFSLFISTIFVIFIFRSINKPLVSVLSKVNELSSGEADLTKTLPNFGQNEVGKITESINRFLANLNHIMNQLKISVSDAEKAAYKLKQDAISVSDNASSLASISEESAASLEELTTSFEIMFEFITNETKNIVKITEEMKNIEGSISNIEKALLQLTDQSITSTNLANLGNTSVQNTDNAMSEIRSVTKEITGIVDLITEISERTNLLALNASIEAARAGDAGMGFAVVAEEISKLADKTQSSVKNIKRLIDKSNSVVTIGANHVHETVNALSEIVEQSKRMQDSVDGLKEEMSTQTNSLINVTTELNDLQEMAETIEFSSREQKKASEDMVNTINTLSGSAQELANNSEDLNQVSQKIGEIAGTIAIVTNSFRTH from the coding sequence ATGTCAAAATTTCTCTCACGGTTATCCATTCAAACTAGACTCTTACTTTTGCCATTTCCACTCATTGTATCACTAATCATCATTCTGCTTATTTTAGTACGATCACTGAATGGCACGATTCAATTTTCAGAAAAAGAACAATTGGGAGTTAATACCTTAAAACCAATTTATCTTGCATACAGAGAAGGATTAGAACGACTAAAAATTGGACAAGAAAGCACTACTGATTTAATTCCACTGATAAAGGCAGCGAATCTAAAAATCGAAGAAACGGAGCTATTCCAAAAAGATACTAAAGAATTGGTCACTTGGATAAAATACACGAATGTCAATTTTTTTGACCAATCCACAAGCCTTCGTTTTCTCGGGGATACACAAGAACTAGCATTGAAGATTGGTGACCTTTCAAACCTCATCCTTGATCCGGAAGTAAACTCTTATTACCAAATGGAGATTATATTTTTCCGAATACCAGAAATATTAAAGAATATTGCAGTATTAAAAGAGAATATTCGTGATGAGTATACGAATACAACTAGTAAAAATAAACAATACTCAAGTGTCAGCTATACAAAGGCATTAATAGCGATTAATATTATCGAGACCACATGCAACGAAATTCAAAAATCCTATACAAAATCTATTGAAGACACATCTCCTTATGAAAAAGAACTAATGAATGCAAAAACTCTCGCAAAAACATCATGCGAAAGTTACATTCGAGAACTAAAGGAAACATTTATCGTCTCCACAACAAAACCTTCTTCTTCAGAAAAATTGTTTACAACGATTCACAAAGGAACATTGACCGCCGGGGACATCCAGGATCGTTCTATTGTAATCCTTGAGAAATTAGTGAATGACCGAATTCAATTATTGTCCTTCCAGAGAAACATAAACATCCTTTTAGTTTTGTTTTCCTTATTTATATCCACAATATTTGTTATTTTTATTTTTCGAAGTATAAACAAACCTCTTGTGTCTGTTCTTTCGAAAGTCAATGAACTTTCTAGCGGGGAAGCAGACTTAACCAAAACCCTTCCCAACTTTGGTCAAAATGAAGTTGGAAAAATTACAGAGTCAATCAACCGTTTTTTAGCAAATCTCAATCATATCATGAATCAATTGAAAATATCGGTCAGTGATGCAGAAAAAGCTGCCTATAAATTAAAACAAGATGCAATCTCTGTTTCTGATAATGCCTCTTCACTTGCATCCATTTCAGAAGAATCGGCTGCTTCTCTAGAAGAACTCACAACCTCATTCGAAATCATGTTTGAATTCATTACAAATGAAACTAAAAACATTGTAAAAATTACAGAGGAAATGAAAAACATCGAAGGTTCAATTTCCAATATCGAAAAAGCCCTTCTGCAATTAACCGACCAATCCATTACTTCCACAAATTTAGCAAACTTAGGTAATACATCGGTTCAAAACACTGACAATGCAATGTCGGAAATCCGATCCGTAACCAAAGAAATCACTGGAATTGTAGACCTCATTACGGAGATTTCAGAAAGAACCAACTTACTAGCATTAAATGCAAGTATTGAAGCTGCTCGTGCAGGCGATGCAGGAATGGGATTTGCCGTTGTGGCAGAAGAAATATCAAAATTAGCTGACAAAACTCAATCTTCTGTCAAAAACATTAAGCGCCTCATCGATAAAAGTAATTCAGTAGTTACCATTGGAGCAAACCATGTTCATGAAACGGTAAATGCGTTAAGTGAAATTGTTGAACAATCAAAAAGAATGCAAGACAGTGTAGATGGATTAAAAGAAGAAATGTCTACTCAAACAAATAGTTTAATCAACGTAACAACAGAATTAAACGACTTACAAGAAATGGCAGAGACAATTGAATTTTCAAGCAGGGAACAGAAAAAAGCTTCAGAAGATATGGTAAATACAATCAATACTCTTTCTGGTAGTGCACAAGAACTGGCAAATAATTCTGAAGACTTAAACCAAGTTAGCCAAAAAATTGGAGAAATCGCAGGAACCATTGCGATTGTCACAAATTCCTTCCGGACTCACTAA
- a CDS encoding outer membrane beta-barrel protein, with protein MRNKYTLLATIVATLFSQASLFAQDKKEKDKSWYELVNFSGYVDVYYNYTTNNRQGATQDTAGTFHTYNKQFAVNAVKLSMEKLADKESPWGFRLDMQNGQNNMYQERPYQTTNSLHNMQLLQQAYVSAYFPVLKGLTVDVGKMATHIGLELLDSKDNIAYTIGYVFFNTIPFIHTGARANLQINDRLSTGLYLYNSAQGTGYTGNGQQFGYVGVTPYGDAAGGSSLTSTQQHAYADGPNPTRAIGTQVKYDVVPDKFQVVWNTLQANDNIKGRQNNALYYLEQSTGTSFPKQSSFHTDHWMIQNLILIFKPTDKLTTIFDYTYGERTGQTNTAAFGYEASGITKAKLDAALPGLVPDLDPSLVAAGFTKDTSFTRENKVKRVYQTYQLQAKYQFTNFFALGFRFEYLDDKRYGGSLAVNPPLFAVTPADRYDLKFQDAIGARATSNYGQIKTLTFTPTFDLTENLQVKVDLRRDWGPGQQFVDTSGRPASHQNGIIVGMVAKF; from the coding sequence ATGAGAAATAAATACACTCTGTTGGCGACGATCGTTGCTACCTTATTTTCCCAAGCTTCCCTTTTTGCTCAGGATAAAAAGGAAAAGGATAAGTCTTGGTATGAGTTGGTAAATTTTTCCGGATATGTGGATGTATACTATAACTATACTACAAACAACCGGCAAGGTGCTACACAAGATACAGCGGGAACTTTCCACACTTACAACAAGCAGTTTGCTGTGAATGCAGTAAAACTATCTATGGAGAAGTTGGCGGATAAAGAAAGTCCATGGGGTTTCCGTTTGGATATGCAAAACGGACAAAACAACATGTACCAAGAACGTCCGTATCAAACAACGAACTCTCTCCATAACATGCAGTTGTTACAACAAGCTTATGTTTCAGCATACTTCCCAGTACTTAAAGGGTTGACAGTTGACGTAGGAAAGATGGCAACACACATTGGTTTGGAACTTCTTGACTCAAAGGATAACATCGCTTACACGATTGGTTATGTGTTCTTTAACACAATCCCATTTATCCATACTGGTGCAAGAGCAAACCTTCAAATTAACGATCGCTTATCCACAGGACTTTACCTTTACAACAGTGCACAAGGGACTGGTTATACAGGAAATGGTCAACAATTTGGATACGTCGGAGTTACTCCTTACGGGGATGCTGCAGGTGGATCAAGTCTAACTAGCACACAACAACATGCTTATGCAGATGGTCCAAACCCTACAAGAGCAATTGGAACACAAGTGAAGTATGATGTAGTACCTGATAAATTCCAAGTAGTTTGGAACACATTGCAAGCTAATGATAACATCAAAGGCAGACAAAACAATGCGCTTTACTATCTTGAACAATCTACTGGAACTTCATTTCCTAAACAATCTTCTTTCCATACTGACCACTGGATGATTCAAAACTTAATTTTGATCTTCAAACCTACTGATAAATTGACTACTATCTTTGACTATACTTATGGTGAAAGAACAGGTCAAACAAATACAGCAGCATTTGGATATGAAGCATCTGGAATCACAAAAGCAAAATTAGATGCGGCTCTGCCAGGTCTTGTTCCTGATTTAGATCCAAGTTTAGTTGCTGCTGGATTCACAAAAGACACAAGTTTTACTCGTGAAAACAAAGTAAAACGAGTATACCAAACATACCAATTACAAGCGAAGTATCAGTTTACTAACTTCTTTGCACTTGGTTTCCGTTTTGAGTATCTTGATGACAAACGTTATGGTGGTTCACTTGCAGTAAACCCTCCTCTATTTGCAGTAACCCCTGCAGACAGATATGACCTTAAGTTCCAAGATGCGATTGGTGCAAGAGCTACTAGTAACTACGGACAAATCAAAACCCTTACTTTCACACCTACTTTCGACTTAACGGAAAACCTCCAAGTTAAAGTAGATTTAAGAAGAGATTGGGGTCCTGGTCAACAATTCGTAGATACTTCTGGAAGACCGGCTTCCCACCAAAATGGTATTATCGTCGGTATGGTAGCAAAATTCTAA
- a CDS encoding CCA tRNA nucleotidyltransferase, whose amino-acid sequence MPIDPQSLIPKNNLNHLLQIDSALKRAGFECFLVGGSVRDLVMGKIPKEYDLTTNAEPKQVKRLFRTVIDTGIEHGTVTVVLDKIHYEITTYRIDKDYTDGRRPDHVEFGTTLSEDLKRRDFTMNALAFDLTTGLLVDEHSGQKDIQERTIRTIGNPIKRFSEDGLRPIRALRFASTLNFSIEPETKKAIHETKKITKKISLERFQDEILKSFLGQHPSRMIQLLAEEGIFQIFLPNLPTELIPQKDILERLDRTSNEIIGLQLALAFFSFIAETTLKELESILRTLKFSGQNTKDCLLFFDIISKWESGLKKNNVDEFSLKKEYLAPVKRHFQSRYKIDREFILKLTPIFGETTMQLVQIWEEEPPLLLTDLKLNGNHLAESFPNLPKTSYGTVLNHLLDLVLHAPKENEYSGLLRHSAQFISNLIN is encoded by the coding sequence TTGCCAATAGATCCTCAATCGTTAATCCCTAAAAACAACTTAAACCACCTATTACAAATTGATTCGGCTCTGAAACGTGCTGGGTTTGAATGTTTCCTTGTCGGAGGTTCGGTGCGCGATTTGGTAATGGGTAAAATTCCGAAAGAATACGATTTAACAACAAATGCTGAACCAAAACAAGTCAAACGTCTCTTTCGGACCGTTATCGACACAGGAATCGAACATGGAACAGTAACAGTTGTTTTAGATAAAATCCATTACGAGATTACAACATATCGTATTGACAAAGATTATACGGATGGGAGACGACCTGACCATGTAGAATTTGGAACCACATTATCAGAAGATCTAAAACGCAGAGATTTTACAATGAATGCGTTGGCATTTGATTTAACAACAGGTCTCCTTGTTGATGAACACTCTGGACAAAAAGATATCCAAGAAAGGACAATTCGTACGATTGGAAACCCAATCAAACGATTTTCTGAAGATGGATTACGCCCTATTCGTGCTTTACGATTTGCTAGTACTTTGAATTTTTCAATCGAACCGGAGACAAAAAAAGCAATTCATGAAACAAAAAAAATTACAAAAAAAATATCCTTAGAACGTTTTCAAGATGAAATTCTAAAATCTTTTTTAGGTCAACACCCTTCTCGGATGATCCAACTACTCGCCGAAGAAGGTATCTTTCAAATTTTTCTACCTAATCTTCCAACTGAATTAATTCCTCAAAAGGATATATTAGAAAGACTGGACCGAACATCCAATGAAATCATCGGACTCCAATTGGCTTTGGCTTTTTTTTCTTTCATTGCGGAAACAACTTTAAAAGAGTTAGAATCAATATTACGAACATTAAAGTTTTCAGGCCAAAATACCAAAGACTGCTTATTGTTCTTTGACATTATTTCCAAATGGGAATCAGGTCTCAAAAAAAACAACGTAGATGAGTTTTCATTAAAAAAGGAATATTTAGCGCCCGTTAAGCGACATTTTCAATCAAGATATAAAATCGATAGGGAATTCATTCTCAAACTAACCCCCATTTTCGGAGAAACCACAATGCAACTGGTTCAAATTTGGGAAGAAGAACCCCCTTTGCTTCTGACAGATCTGAAACTGAACGGCAATCACCTCGCTGAATCCTTCCCTAACCTGCCAAAAACCAGTTACGGAACCGTCTTAAATCACCTTTTGGATCTTGTCCTACATGCGCCTAAAGAAAATGAATATTCTGGACTATTGCGTCACTCTGCACAATTTATAAGCAATCTGATTAATTAA
- a CDS encoding Fur family transcriptional regulator has protein sequence MAGDPSQILKKIGLKVTKNREQVLSILQGSPRPLNHQEIMEKLPKEESWDRVTIYRALSDLEEKNLLNSLHSTDRVTYFELKSDGNHIVSAAHGHLICNVCGKIECIDDPWNGIPSAKQLKGFSTESVEIVFRGKCRNCQ, from the coding sequence ATGGCTGGAGATCCTTCTCAAATACTAAAAAAAATCGGACTAAAAGTAACGAAAAATCGTGAACAAGTTCTATCCATTCTACAAGGATCCCCTAGACCCCTTAACCACCAAGAAATCATGGAAAAACTCCCCAAAGAAGAGTCTTGGGACAGAGTGACCATCTACAGAGCCTTATCTGATTTAGAAGAGAAAAACCTATTAAATTCGCTTCATTCCACAGATCGGGTCACCTACTTCGAATTAAAGTCTGATGGAAACCATATTGTTTCAGCAGCACATGGGCATTTGATTTGTAATGTTTGTGGTAAAATTGAATGTATTGATGACCCTTGGAATGGGATCCCTTCCGCCAAACAATTAAAAGGTTTTTCTACAGAATCGGTTGAAATTGTTTTTAGAGGCAAGTGTAGAAATTGCCAATAG
- a CDS encoding ribonuclease HI family protein yields the protein MSTKDTTFIYCDGSSRGNPGPAAIGVSFQNNDGVEFFFLSEKIGNATNNVAEWQALYRGMEEAINQNLQKIRFRLDSELVVKQMKGEYKVKNKDLLVFKTKCDTLKSSFQNFEIQYIPREQNSRADQLANLAQDKKD from the coding sequence ATGTCGACAAAAGATACCACCTTCATTTACTGTGACGGTAGTTCCCGCGGAAATCCAGGACCTGCAGCAATCGGTGTTTCCTTTCAAAACAATGATGGAGTCGAATTTTTTTTTCTTTCTGAAAAAATTGGAAACGCAACAAACAATGTAGCAGAATGGCAAGCCTTATATCGAGGGATGGAAGAAGCCATCAACCAAAATCTTCAGAAAATTCGATTCCGATTGGATTCCGAACTTGTCGTTAAACAGATGAAAGGTGAATATAAAGTAAAAAATAAAGACTTACTTGTTTTTAAAACTAAATGTGATACTTTAAAATCATCTTTCCAAAACTTTGAAATTCAATACATCCCTCGAGAACAAAACTCACGAGCAGATCAATTAGCAAACCTCGCTCAAGATAAAAAGGATTGA
- a CDS encoding class I SAM-dependent methyltransferase, which produces MTERGFGALTMFENRLRKLKKEREKWAKRESIECYRLYSEDIPQIPCILDRYPSGLVLYDKSSLRFQAEEGHDDRFDRIASIVREVFQITEGQLYLKRRKKQKGSDQYDKLAIEGNFEWVKESNLEFRINLSDYLDTGLFLDHRITRDWIRKTSRGKSVLNLFSYTGAFSVYAASGGAKKTKSVDLSKTYCDWALKNLEHNGFTSTNHQIVNADILQWIEEETKNPNRERYDLIFLDPPTFSNSKKMREEWDVQTKHRNLLLLLLTKFLSNDGEIWFSTNFRKFKMEVVDEEWNERGFLCINRTKESIPADFRDEKIHQLFCIKPDLRN; this is translated from the coding sequence ATGACCGAACGGGGATTTGGTGCCCTTACCATGTTTGAAAATCGCCTTCGCAAATTAAAGAAGGAACGCGAAAAATGGGCAAAACGAGAATCTATTGAATGTTATCGACTCTATTCTGAAGACATCCCACAAATACCATGCATTTTGGATCGGTATCCCAGCGGATTGGTATTGTATGACAAAAGTTCCTTACGTTTTCAAGCGGAGGAAGGTCACGATGATCGTTTCGATCGAATTGCATCCATTGTTAGAGAAGTATTCCAAATAACAGAAGGACAACTGTATTTAAAACGACGTAAAAAACAAAAAGGGTCAGACCAATACGACAAATTAGCCATAGAAGGAAATTTTGAGTGGGTAAAGGAATCAAATTTAGAATTTCGTATCAATCTATCTGATTATTTAGACACTGGCCTTTTTTTAGACCATCGTATCACAAGAGATTGGATTAGAAAAACCTCCCGTGGAAAATCAGTATTAAATTTATTTTCTTATACAGGTGCATTTTCCGTTTATGCCGCGTCAGGTGGTGCTAAAAAAACAAAAAGTGTGGATTTATCCAAAACTTATTGCGATTGGGCTTTAAAAAATCTCGAACATAATGGCTTTACGTCGACAAATCATCAAATAGTTAATGCTGATATTTTGCAATGGATCGAAGAAGAAACCAAAAATCCAAATAGGGAACGGTATGATTTAATTTTTCTGGATCCTCCCACTTTCTCAAATAGTAAAAAAATGCGAGAAGAATGGGATGTCCAAACGAAACATAGAAACCTTCTTTTGTTACTTTTAACAAAATTTCTTTCTAATGATGGAGAGATTTGGTTCTCTACCAATTTTAGAAAATTCAAAATGGAAGTTGTAGATGAAGAGTGGAACGAACGAGGATTTCTTTGTATCAATCGAACTAAGGAATCAATTCCGGCAGACTTTCGCGATGAAAAAATCCACCAGTTGTTCTGCATTAAACCCGATCTTCGAAATTAA
- a CDS encoding motility protein A, whose product MIHSTLLGILAAVLSVFVAILIEGASLRSFFHLPAMLLIVGGTLGATFASYSISQVTKAVRDTRFALSRKKERDLKLVFFRFWEKARKDGLLSLEDEAKKLDNPFLQKGIQLIVDGSDPRTIEEILWEAHEEEEKNDMKSAKVFETAAGFSPTVGIIGTVLGLVTVLENLDGGTKVLGQGIATAFIATFYGISFANLILLPISNQLKVVAKRESNERQAIMRGILSLQSGENRRILAERLDPFVKY is encoded by the coding sequence ATGATCCATTCGACACTACTCGGAATCCTCGCAGCCGTTTTATCGGTGTTTGTTGCAATTTTAATTGAAGGTGCATCATTAAGATCTTTTTTTCACCTTCCGGCGATGTTATTAATCGTAGGTGGAACATTAGGTGCAACTTTTGCATCGTATTCCATTTCCCAAGTAACAAAGGCTGTTAGAGATACAAGATTTGCACTTTCACGAAAAAAAGAAAGAGATCTCAAACTTGTATTTTTTCGTTTTTGGGAAAAAGCCAGGAAAGATGGCCTATTATCTTTAGAGGACGAAGCAAAAAAATTAGATAACCCATTCTTACAAAAAGGGATTCAACTAATTGTTGATGGCTCAGATCCAAGAACCATTGAAGAAATTTTATGGGAAGCACATGAAGAAGAAGAAAAGAATGATATGAAATCAGCGAAAGTTTTTGAAACTGCAGCAGGTTTTTCTCCCACAGTAGGAATCATTGGAACCGTATTAGGGCTTGTAACCGTTCTTGAAAATTTAGATGGTGGAACAAAAGTTCTGGGACAAGGGATAGCAACAGCCTTCATTGCTACTTTTTATGGGATTTCGTTTGCAAACTTAATTTTACTCCCTATTTCAAACCAGCTCAAAGTTGTCGCCAAACGCGAGAGTAACGAACGACAAGCCATCATGAGAGGAATACTATCTTTACAATCTGGTGAAAATCGTAGGATCCTCGCAGAACGGCTTGATCCTTTTGTTAAATATTAA
- a CDS encoding cellulose synthase family protein: MLTFLSISFLVLYGFDILVLFYFGLHTYLMVFLYSRYKQNCAEDESKVLSLKDKNLPTVTVQLPIFNEFYVVDRLIESACNLVYPAKKLQIQVLDDSTDETIEKVATLVAQYKKKGIWIEHVHRTNRKGHKAGALDEGMAKAKGDYIAIFDADFTPDSDFLLRTMGYFEDESIGMVQTRWGHINETYNILTKAQSFGIDGHFMIEQVARNGASLWMNFNGTAGIWRRSCIEDAGGWEHDTLTEDFDLSYRAELKGWKFRYIKDVVCKAEIPATMNAYKAQQFRWCKGSIQTAVKLIPRIWKSKESWKIKGEAITHLINYSVHPLMIINILLTAPLLLMEYWAGFKMDDLPMEILFGSAAVLSIGSMGPVIFYAYSQREIHKDWKSKLIYLPILVMIGTGIAVMNTYAWVEAVFGVQSGFKRTPKLRIEKEGDSLQDKIKYVVPVDYRAFLEFFMGAYCVFCIYLSFVVGKPYMIGFMVLYSIGFFYVSYLSVAESFWKFKPATKAEKELRAIT; the protein is encoded by the coding sequence ATGCTCACGTTTTTATCTATATCGTTTTTGGTTCTTTACGGCTTTGATATTTTGGTTCTGTTCTATTTCGGGTTACACACCTACCTCATGGTGTTTTTGTATAGTAGATACAAACAAAACTGCGCGGAGGATGAAAGCAAAGTCCTTTCCCTAAAGGATAAAAATCTCCCTACCGTAACCGTTCAACTTCCTATTTTTAACGAGTTTTATGTGGTGGATCGATTGATCGAATCCGCATGTAACCTTGTATATCCTGCAAAAAAACTCCAAATTCAGGTCCTTGATGATTCCACTGATGAAACCATTGAAAAGGTTGCAACTCTTGTGGCTCAGTACAAGAAAAAAGGAATTTGGATCGAACACGTTCATAGAACCAATCGTAAGGGCCACAAAGCCGGTGCTTTGGATGAAGGGATGGCCAAAGCAAAAGGAGATTATATTGCGATCTTTGATGCTGACTTTACACCAGATTCCGATTTTCTCCTCCGCACTATGGGTTATTTTGAAGACGAATCCATAGGAATGGTCCAAACACGTTGGGGCCATATCAACGAAACATACAATATCTTAACTAAAGCACAAAGTTTTGGAATCGACGGTCATTTTATGATCGAACAGGTCGCAAGAAACGGGGCAAGCCTTTGGATGAACTTCAATGGAACTGCTGGGATCTGGAGACGGTCTTGTATTGAAGACGCTGGTGGATGGGAACATGATACCCTCACAGAAGACTTCGATCTTTCTTACCGAGCGGAACTCAAAGGTTGGAAATTCCGTTATATCAAAGACGTAGTTTGTAAGGCAGAAATTCCGGCGACCATGAATGCTTATAAAGCACAACAGTTCCGCTGGTGCAAAGGTTCTATTCAAACAGCAGTCAAACTCATTCCTCGCATTTGGAAGTCCAAAGAATCTTGGAAAATCAAGGGTGAGGCGATCACTCACTTAATCAATTATTCTGTTCACCCACTGATGATCATCAATATCCTTCTGACTGCTCCTCTCCTCCTTATGGAATATTGGGCGGGATTTAAGATGGATGACCTCCCGATGGAAATTCTTTTTGGATCCGCAGCCGTCCTGTCCATAGGATCGATGGGACCTGTGATCTTTTATGCATATTCCCAAAGAGAAATCCACAAAGATTGGAAATCAAAACTGATTTACCTACCTATCCTTGTGATGATCGGAACAGGGATTGCAGTGATGAACACTTACGCTTGGGTGGAGGCCGTTTTTGGTGTCCAATCCGGCTTTAAACGCACTCCAAAACTCAGAATCGAGAAAGAAGGGGATAGTTTGCAGGACAAAATCAAATATGTCGTCCCTGTCGATTACCGTGCTTTCCTTGAATTCTTTATGGGTGCTTATTGTGTATTTTGCATTTATTTATCCTTTGTGGTCGGAAAACCTTACATGATTGGTTTCATGGTTCTCTATTCCATCGGATTTTTCTATGTCTCTTACCTTTCTGTGGCAGAGTCGTTCTGGAAATTCAAACCGGCGACCAAAGCAGAAAAGGAACTTCGTGCCATCACTTAG